In Devosia beringensis, a single window of DNA contains:
- the dxs gene encoding 1-deoxy-D-xylulose-5-phosphate synthase, whose product MADKPSTPLLDTVNSPADLRTLPREDLRQLADELRAEMIDAVSVTGGHLGAGLGVVELTVALHAVFDTPHDRIIWDVGHQAYPHKILTGRRDRMRTLRQKHGLSGFTRRAESEYDPFGAGHSSTSISAGLGMAVASELLDQPRNVIAVIGDGAMSAGMAYEAMNNAGAMDARLIVVLNDNDMSIAPPTGAMSAYLARLVSGPVYRGAREAAKSVVSKLPQFLHEPARRTEEFARSFFTGGTLFEELGFYYVGPIDGHNLDHLLPILDNVRDAAQGPILVHVVTKKGKGYGPAEDSDDKYHGVSKFNVITGAQTKTPSNAPSYTSVFADTLIAEASDDPRVVAVTAAMPSGTGLDKFAEIHPSRIFDVGIAEQHAVTFAAGLASEGMRPFCAIYSTFLQRAYDQVIHDVAIQQLPVRFAIDRAGYVGADGPTHAGNYDAAYLGAIPGIVQMAAADEAELRHMVTTATHYDSGPIAFRYPRGDGMGVDLPARGQILPIGKGRIVRQGATIAILSYGARLAEVLAAADKLAALGLNPTIADARFMKPLDEELIARLAGSHDVLLSVEEGGLGGFGSHVATFLASNGLLDGKLRFRPLMIPDRFVEHASQADMYADAGLDRAGIVATALATLGYDAAAMAAALKG is encoded by the coding sequence TTGGCCGACAAGCCCTCCACCCCGCTCCTTGACACCGTCAACTCTCCGGCTGACCTCCGCACTCTGCCGCGCGAGGACCTGCGGCAGCTCGCCGACGAACTGCGCGCCGAGATGATTGACGCCGTCTCGGTAACCGGTGGCCATCTGGGTGCGGGCCTGGGCGTGGTGGAGCTGACCGTGGCCCTGCATGCCGTGTTCGATACCCCGCATGATCGCATCATCTGGGATGTCGGCCACCAAGCCTATCCGCACAAAATCCTCACCGGCCGCCGCGACCGCATGCGCACGCTGCGCCAGAAGCACGGCCTGTCCGGCTTCACCCGCCGCGCCGAAAGCGAATACGACCCCTTTGGCGCCGGCCATTCCTCCACCTCGATTTCGGCGGGCCTCGGCATGGCCGTGGCCAGCGAACTGCTCGACCAGCCGCGCAATGTCATTGCAGTCATCGGCGATGGCGCCATGTCGGCCGGCATGGCCTATGAGGCCATGAACAATGCCGGCGCTATGGATGCCCGGCTCATCGTCGTGCTCAACGACAATGATATGTCCATCGCCCCGCCCACCGGCGCCATGAGCGCCTATCTGGCGCGCCTGGTCTCGGGGCCCGTCTATCGCGGCGCCCGCGAAGCCGCCAAGTCGGTGGTCAGCAAGCTGCCGCAATTCCTGCACGAACCAGCCCGCCGCACCGAGGAATTCGCCCGCTCGTTCTTTACCGGCGGCACGCTGTTTGAAGAGCTGGGCTTTTACTATGTCGGCCCGATCGACGGGCACAATCTCGACCACCTGCTGCCCATCCTCGACAACGTGCGCGACGCCGCCCAGGGCCCGATCCTCGTCCATGTCGTGACCAAGAAGGGCAAGGGCTACGGCCCGGCCGAAGATTCCGACGACAAGTATCACGGCGTCTCCAAGTTCAACGTCATCACCGGCGCCCAGACCAAGACGCCCTCCAACGCGCCATCCTACACATCGGTCTTTGCCGATACCCTGATCGCCGAGGCCAGTGACGACCCCCGCGTCGTCGCCGTCACCGCGGCCATGCCCTCGGGCACCGGGCTCGACAAGTTCGCCGAGATCCATCCCAGCCGCATTTTCGATGTCGGCATTGCCGAACAGCATGCGGTGACCTTTGCCGCGGGCTTGGCCAGCGAGGGCATGCGCCCCTTCTGCGCCATCTATTCGACCTTCCTGCAGCGCGCCTATGACCAGGTCATTCATGACGTGGCCATCCAGCAACTGCCGGTGCGCTTTGCCATCGACCGGGCCGGCTATGTCGGCGCCGACGGCCCTACCCATGCCGGCAATTACGACGCGGCTTATCTGGGCGCCATTCCCGGCATCGTGCAGATGGCCGCCGCCGACGAGGCAGAGCTGCGTCACATGGTGACCACCGCCACCCATTACGACAGCGGCCCCATCGCCTTCCGCTACCCGCGTGGCGACGGCATGGGCGTCGACCTGCCCGCCCGGGGCCAGATCCTGCCCATCGGCAAGGGCCGCATCGTCCGCCAGGGCGCCACCATTGCCATCCTGAGCTATGGCGCCAGGCTGGCCGAAGTGCTCGCTGCCGCCGACAAGCTGGCGGCCCTGGGCCTCAATCCCACCATTGCCGACGCCCGCTTCATGAAGCCGCTCGACGAGGAACTCATTGCCCGTCTGGCCGGCAGCCATGACGTCTTGTTGAGTGTCGAAGAGGGTGGCCTTGGCGGCTTTGGCAGCCATGTCGCCACCTTCCTCGCCAGCAATGGCCTACTCGACGGCAAGCTGCGCTTCCGTCCGCTGATGATCCCCGATCGTTTCGTCGAGCATGCCAGCCAGGCCGACATGTATGCCGATGCCGGCCTCGATCGCGCCGGCATTGTCGCCACCGCGCTGGCGACGCTGGGCTATGATGCCGCCGCCATGGCGGCAGCGCTCAAGGGCTAG
- a CDS encoding DUF1800 domain-containing protein: MTTMQAFTAYSRFGLGARKGDLALIGDPVSALIAEISDPAQGAVVEPRLDDHAAIITTINKHQKDRAQARDSGKAKGAYRDPIKVWLDRQGPLERGVRVSQALAAPVGYTERLVAFWSNHFAIQGDMNEMSRALAGAFEREAIRPHVLGSFADMLLAVTTHPAMLRYLNNAVSVGPHSPQGSKLGLGLNENHARELLELHTLGVDGGYSQADVTALAAVLTGWTVHYRGDSAGQFVFRLEAHEPGPQSVAGKLYDQAGFEQGRAVLADLAASPITAQHLADKFVRHFMGDAPDPALVASLAGQLHDTGGNLAALAAGLVLSDAAWSTPPNRLKSPQEFLWSAIRALGVAPDGTQVQDLLEGMGQPLWNPSSPAGFPDAAMSWLGPEAITARIDAAQTLALAATGPDDPVVVAQAVLGPALQPATQEAMERAESRTQALVLMLMSPEFQRR; the protein is encoded by the coding sequence ATGACCACCATGCAGGCCTTCACGGCCTATTCCAGATTCGGCCTGGGCGCGCGCAAGGGTGATCTGGCGCTGATCGGCGACCCGGTCAGTGCGCTGATTGCCGAGATCAGCGATCCGGCGCAGGGGGCCGTCGTGGAGCCGCGGCTGGACGATCACGCCGCCATCATCACCACCATCAACAAACACCAGAAGGACCGGGCGCAGGCGCGCGATTCCGGCAAGGCCAAGGGCGCCTATCGCGATCCCATCAAGGTCTGGCTGGACCGGCAGGGGCCGCTGGAGCGCGGTGTCAGAGTATCGCAGGCGCTGGCAGCACCGGTTGGCTATACCGAGCGGCTGGTGGCGTTCTGGAGCAATCACTTCGCCATCCAGGGCGATATGAACGAGATGTCGCGCGCCCTGGCGGGCGCGTTTGAGCGCGAGGCGATCCGGCCGCATGTGCTGGGCTCGTTTGCCGACATGCTGCTGGCGGTGACGACCCATCCGGCCATGCTGCGCTATCTCAACAATGCCGTGTCGGTGGGACCGCATTCGCCGCAGGGCAGCAAGCTAGGCCTTGGCCTCAACGAAAATCATGCTCGCGAGCTGCTCGAGCTGCATACGCTGGGTGTCGATGGCGGCTATAGCCAGGCCGATGTGACGGCGTTGGCGGCGGTGCTGACCGGCTGGACCGTCCATTACCGCGGCGACAGCGCTGGGCAGTTCGTGTTCCGGCTGGAGGCGCATGAGCCGGGGCCGCAAAGCGTGGCCGGCAAGCTCTATGACCAGGCGGGGTTCGAACAGGGCCGGGCCGTGTTGGCCGATCTGGCCGCCAGCCCGATCACGGCACAGCACCTTGCCGATAAATTCGTTCGCCATTTCATGGGCGATGCGCCCGATCCCGCGCTGGTTGCCAGCCTGGCGGGGCAGTTGCACGACACAGGCGGCAATCTGGCTGCGCTGGCAGCGGGCCTGGTGCTGTCGGACGCCGCCTGGAGCACGCCACCCAACCGGCTCAAATCACCGCAGGAATTCCTGTGGTCGGCCATTCGCGCGCTGGGCGTCGCGCCCGATGGCACGCAGGTGCAGGATCTGCTCGAGGGCATGGGACAGCCGCTGTGGAATCCAAGCTCGCCGGCCGGCTTTCCCGATGCGGCGATGAGCTGGCTGGGGCCCGAGGCCATTACGGCCCGGATCGACGCCGCGCAGACCCTGGCACTGGCGGCGACCGGGCCGGACGATCCGGTCGTCGTGGCACAGGCCGTGCTGGGGCCAGCACTGCAGCCCGCCACGCAAGAGGCGATGGAACGCGCCGAGAGTCGCACACAGGCTCTGGTGCTGATGCTGATGAGCCCCGAGTTTCAACGGAGATAG
- a CDS encoding DUF2312 domain-containing protein: protein MAEESVAQDQLRAFIERIERMEEEKAAIANDIKEIYAEAKGNGFDTKILRKIVAIRKQDANERMEQEALLELYMSALGMVASSDD from the coding sequence ATGGCTGAAGAGAGCGTTGCCCAGGACCAACTCCGGGCATTCATCGAGCGCATCGAGCGCATGGAAGAAGAAAAGGCGGCGATCGCCAACGACATCAAGGAGATCTATGCCGAGGCCAAGGGCAATGGCTTCGATACCAAGATCCTGCGCAAGATCGTGGCCATCCGCAAGCAGGACGCCAATGAGCGCATGGAGCAGGAAGCCCTGCTCGAGCTCTATATGAGCGCGCTGGGCATGGTGGCGTCCTCGGACGACTGA
- a CDS encoding DUF882 domain-containing protein codes for MQRHRFGQFLLAALISISLILPTSVIPAAAASERAIYLYYTHTKETARIVFKRNGQYVQSGLNDLNYFLRDWRRNEPTKMDPRLFDLVWEVYQEVGASQPINVVSAYRSPKTNEMLRETSSGVAENSQHTKGNAMDFFIPGVSLPRLRAAAMKKQVGGVGYYPTSGSPFVHLDTGSVRAWPRMTRAQLQEIFPDGKTMHLPTDGKPLSQQGYQVAMAEWKTCHAVPCNGSSSGTQVASAGSGRTLVDLLFGGSSSSSSAAASAPATATASAPTPAPIPAIPPATVQMASLAPQATANAPIPAPRPTNLGGVALASLAPASLPFATSGSAPLDAAEITTLASAPMPLRKSEALQLATASTLPSGDAVTAIAALTAPVPQPRLITSDPQPDMMTAYLSPMEQDPTAQNALEAIIARETAPAATPVMPVSRLPALPGVTALRTASLGNDTIVTGAISDLFRGTFAAPRQDEPVAQALAEHLAKRPDAGAMRRPDLVAPDLEHVADVFTTPTAMSSDHFAEIWDHDEADFSPTTEMGPYVTILRVGDFPEGLSSTRFVGTRPAAPVSN; via the coding sequence TTGCAACGGCATCGTTTTGGGCAGTTTCTGCTCGCCGCCTTGATCAGCATTTCGCTCATCCTGCCGACCTCCGTTATCCCGGCGGCGGCGGCCTCGGAACGCGCCATCTATCTCTATTATACCCACACCAAGGAGACCGCGCGCATCGTCTTCAAGCGCAATGGACAATACGTCCAGTCCGGTCTCAACGATCTCAATTATTTCCTGCGCGACTGGCGCCGCAACGAGCCCACCAAGATGGACCCCCGGCTGTTCGACCTCGTCTGGGAAGTCTATCAGGAAGTCGGCGCCAGCCAGCCGATTAACGTGGTCTCGGCCTACCGGTCGCCCAAGACCAATGAAATGCTGCGCGAAACCTCTTCTGGTGTGGCTGAAAACAGCCAGCACACCAAGGGCAATGCCATGGATTTCTTCATCCCCGGCGTGTCCCTGCCGCGGCTGCGCGCCGCTGCCATGAAAAAGCAGGTCGGCGGCGTCGGCTATTACCCGACATCAGGCAGCCCCTTTGTCCATCTCGACACAGGCTCGGTGCGCGCCTGGCCGCGCATGACCCGTGCCCAGCTGCAGGAAATCTTCCCCGACGGCAAGACCATGCACCTGCCCACCGATGGCAAGCCGCTGTCCCAGCAGGGTTATCAGGTGGCCATGGCCGAGTGGAAAACCTGCCACGCAGTGCCCTGCAACGGCAGTTCCTCCGGCACCCAGGTCGCCTCCGCCGGCAGCGGCCGCACTTTGGTCGATCTGCTGTTCGGCGGTTCATCGAGCTCGTCAAGCGCTGCAGCCTCGGCCCCCGCAACAGCCACGGCGTCTGCGCCGACTCCGGCACCCATTCCCGCTATCCCGCCTGCAACGGTGCAGATGGCCTCCCTTGCCCCGCAGGCGACGGCCAACGCCCCCATTCCGGCGCCGCGGCCGACCAATCTGGGCGGCGTCGCCCTGGCGAGCCTGGCACCGGCCTCCCTGCCCTTCGCCACATCTGGCAGCGCGCCGCTCGATGCCGCTGAAATCACCACGCTGGCCAGCGCCCCCATGCCGCTGCGCAAGTCCGAAGCCCTGCAATTGGCGACCGCCTCCACCCTGCCATCGGGCGACGCCGTGACGGCCATTGCCGCCCTGACTGCCCCCGTGCCGCAGCCGCGCCTGATCACCTCCGATCCGCAGCCCGACATGATGACCGCCTATCTCTCGCCCATGGAGCAGGATCCGACAGCGCAAAACGCGCTCGAAGCCATCATCGCACGCGAAACCGCGCCCGCCGCAACGCCGGTAATGCCCGTGTCGCGCCTGCCAGCCCTGCCCGGGGTGACCGCCCTGCGCACCGCGTCGCTGGGCAATGACACCATCGTCACCGGCGCCATCTCCGACCTGTTCCGCGGCACCTTTGCCGCACCGCGTCAGGATGAACCTGTTGCTCAAGCGCTGGCCGAACACCTGGCCAAGCGCCCCGATGCCGGCGCCATGCGCCGCCCCGATCTGGTGGCACCCGACCTCGAGCACGTCGCTGACGTCTTCACCACCCCCACCGCGATGAGTTCGGACCACTTTGCCGAAATCTGGGATCATGACGAGGCCGACTTCAGCCCCACCACCGAAATGGGGCCCTATGTCACGATCCTCCGCGTCGGCGATTTCCCCGAAGGCCTGTCCTCGACCCGCTTTGTCGGCACCCGCCCGGCTGCACCCGTGAGCAACTGA
- the pyk gene encoding pyruvate kinase: MRRMRRAKIVATLGPASHEEKMIEELAKAGADVFRINMSHASHDVLRTTVERIRNVEKRLNHPLGILVDLQGPKLRVWKFIGGSVELVAGQKFTLDSNNDDQGNAERVYLPHPEIIESVSVGDRLLLDDGKLSLKATKVGNGAIETEVVYGGKLSDKKGVSLPDTLLPTGALTEKDHADLLAGLAADADWIALSFVQRPEDIIDVRKIVQGRAGVMAKIEKPQAIERLEEIIKLSDAIMVARGDLGVELPLEQVPGLQKRMIRMARRYGKPVVVATQMLESMITAPVPTRAEVSDVSIAVFEGADAIMLSAESASGAYPVEAVATMNKVAVAVEGDANYRGIIRAAQTEPEATAADAISAATRQVAETLDLAAIVTYTASGSTGIRAARERPSKPIIVLSPNQRTIRRMSVVWGVHCVQTEDAVSLEDMVDRACVIAYQEGFARPGDRIAITAGIPLGTPGATNMLRIAFVRQDGAGSS; the protein is encoded by the coding sequence ATGAGACGCATGAGACGCGCAAAGATCGTCGCCACTCTCGGGCCAGCCAGCCACGAGGAAAAGATGATCGAGGAACTGGCCAAGGCCGGCGCGGACGTGTTCCGCATCAATATGAGCCATGCCAGCCACGACGTGCTGCGCACCACGGTCGAGCGCATTCGCAATGTCGAAAAGCGCCTCAACCACCCGCTCGGCATCCTGGTCGATCTGCAGGGTCCAAAGCTGCGCGTGTGGAAGTTCATCGGCGGCTCGGTGGAGCTGGTCGCCGGCCAGAAGTTCACCCTCGACAGCAACAATGACGACCAGGGCAATGCCGAGCGCGTCTACCTGCCTCATCCCGAAATCATCGAAAGCGTCTCGGTCGGCGATCGCCTGCTGCTCGACGACGGCAAGCTCTCGCTCAAGGCCACCAAGGTCGGCAATGGCGCCATCGAGACCGAAGTGGTCTATGGCGGCAAGCTCAGCGACAAGAAGGGCGTCTCCCTGCCCGACACGCTGCTGCCCACCGGCGCACTGACCGAGAAGGACCACGCCGATCTGCTCGCCGGCCTCGCTGCCGATGCCGACTGGATTGCCCTCTCCTTCGTCCAGCGCCCCGAAGACATCATCGACGTGCGCAAGATCGTCCAGGGGCGCGCCGGCGTCATGGCCAAGATTGAAAAGCCCCAGGCCATCGAACGTCTCGAAGAGATCATCAAGCTCTCCGACGCCATCATGGTCGCCCGTGGTGATCTGGGTGTCGAACTGCCGCTCGAGCAGGTCCCCGGCCTGCAGAAACGCATGATCCGCATGGCCCGCCGCTATGGCAAGCCGGTGGTCGTGGCCACCCAGATGCTTGAATCCATGATCACCGCGCCGGTCCCGACCCGCGCCGAAGTCTCGGACGTCTCGATCGCCGTGTTTGAAGGCGCCGACGCCATCATGCTCTCGGCCGAGTCGGCTTCGGGCGCCTATCCCGTCGAAGCCGTCGCCACCATGAACAAGGTCGCCGTGGCCGTCGAGGGCGATGCCAACTATCGCGGCATCATCCGCGCTGCCCAGACCGAGCCGGAGGCTACCGCCGCCGACGCCATCTCGGCCGCCACTCGCCAGGTCGCCGAAACTCTCGATCTGGCCGCCATCGTCACCTATACCGCCTCGGGCTCGACCGGCATCCGAGCCGCCCGCGAGCGTCCCAGCAAGCCCATCATCGTGCTCTCGCCCAACCAGCGCACCATCCGCCGCATGTCGGTGGTCTGGGGCGTCCATTGCGTGCAGACCGAAGACGCGGTGAGTCTCGAAGACATGGTCGATCGCGCCTGCGTCATCGCCTATCAGGAGGGCTTTGCCCGCCCCGGCGACCGCATCGCCATCACCGCCGGCATTCCCCTGGGCACGCCGGGCGCCACCAATATGCTGCGTATCGCCTTCGTCCGCCAGGACGGCGCCGGCTCCAGCTGA
- a CDS encoding DUF1501 domain-containing protein, translating to MDSSCADFRRAQMSRRLFLASAGAFVAWAGMPRQGFAATRQPRLLTVVLRGAMDGLAVVPPVGDGQYESLRGEFAIGVSGRQGVLPLDGFFGLNAALPGLHGLYAAGDALIIHAAATPYRDRSHFDGQDVLESGMAGPRGSASGWMNRLAEAMPRGEAVGPVSGLAASQTVPLILRGAAPTLTWAPPLLPPVSGDTAQRLLALYQASDPDLAQALASGIAVDLQAAGSDAEIRRARSMAEAFSNLAAGSARLVAAEDGPRIAVLSYDGWDTHISEGAEEGRLANLLTALDSGLMALREELDPVWDDTVIAVVTEFGRTARINGSDGTDHGTATAAFLLGGAVKGGRVLADWPGLGDGQLLDGRDLAPTIDLRSVFKGIARDHLGVDERTLASAVFPDSLGIRPLDGLVG from the coding sequence ATGGACAGCAGCTGCGCCGATTTCCGCCGCGCCCAGATGAGCCGGCGCCTGTTCCTGGCCTCGGCCGGGGCTTTTGTTGCCTGGGCCGGCATGCCGCGGCAGGGCTTTGCCGCGACACGGCAGCCACGGCTGCTGACCGTGGTGCTGCGCGGCGCGATGGACGGGCTGGCCGTGGTGCCGCCGGTGGGTGACGGGCAGTACGAATCCCTGCGCGGCGAGTTTGCCATCGGCGTGTCGGGGCGGCAGGGGGTGCTGCCGCTTGACGGGTTCTTCGGGCTCAATGCGGCGCTGCCGGGATTGCACGGGCTTTATGCTGCGGGGGACGCGCTGATCATTCACGCGGCCGCGACGCCCTATCGTGATCGCTCGCATTTTGACGGCCAGGATGTGCTGGAATCGGGCATGGCGGGGCCGCGTGGTTCCGCGAGTGGCTGGATGAACCGGCTGGCCGAGGCCATGCCGCGGGGCGAGGCGGTGGGGCCGGTCAGCGGGCTGGCGGCATCGCAGACGGTGCCGCTGATCCTGCGTGGCGCCGCGCCAACCCTGACCTGGGCGCCGCCGCTGCTGCCGCCGGTGAGCGGCGACACTGCGCAGCGCCTGCTCGCCCTCTATCAGGCCAGCGATCCCGATCTGGCGCAGGCGCTGGCGTCGGGCATTGCGGTCGACCTGCAGGCGGCCGGCAGCGATGCCGAAATCCGCCGCGCGCGCAGCATGGCCGAGGCGTTCAGCAATCTGGCGGCGGGCTCGGCGCGCCTCGTCGCGGCCGAAGACGGGCCGCGCATCGCCGTGCTCAGCTATGACGGCTGGGATACCCATATCAGCGAGGGCGCCGAGGAGGGCCGGCTGGCCAATCTGCTGACGGCGCTCGATAGCGGCTTGATGGCACTGCGCGAGGAGCTCGACCCGGTATGGGACGATACCGTCATCGCCGTGGTCACCGAGTTCGGCCGTACGGCCCGCATCAATGGCAGCGACGGCACGGACCATGGTACCGCCACGGCGGCCTTTCTGCTGGGCGGGGCGGTCAAGGGCGGACGGGTGCTGGCCGACTGGCCAGGCCTGGGCGATGGCCAACTGCTCGATGGGCGCGACCTGGCGCCGACCATCGACCTGCGTTCGGTGTTCAAGGGCATTGCTCGGGACCATCTGGGCGTGGATGAACGCACCCTCGCCAGCGCGGTGTTTCCCGACAGCCTGGGCATCAGGCCGCTGGACGGGCTGGTCGGCTAG
- a CDS encoding flagellar basal body rod C-terminal domain-containing protein yields the protein MTLSAIASGTLGMQRAADRLESSAGRVARFGTGLADVDLGTEMVETMLAQHDFEASVTVVRAADRMLKSTIDILA from the coding sequence ATGACCCTATCCGCCATCGCCTCAGGCACACTCGGCATGCAGCGCGCCGCCGACCGTCTGGAGAGCAGCGCCGGCCGTGTCGCCCGCTTCGGCACCGGCCTGGCTGATGTCGACCTGGGCACCGAAATGGTCGAGACCATGCTGGCCCAGCACGACTTCGAGGCCTCGGTAACCGTGGTGCGCGCCGCCGACCGCATGCTCAAATCCACCATCGACATCCTCGCCTGA
- a CDS encoding DUF1036 domain-containing protein has product MQTIRLGTTLIGAVLASLAFFATPARADLRICNETANLVSVALGYRAERGWMSEGWWQAPPGDCRVLYQGDLQRRFYYIFAADDVAGGAWDGAVFMCTRDETFTIFGVEDCLARGYERTGFFEIDTQNRSDWTLQLSENGADPAIVGPDGSEELEDPTFLVDPADVDAPQDDITTQETDTQ; this is encoded by the coding sequence TTGCAAACCATCCGTCTCGGCACGACCCTGATCGGCGCAGTTCTGGCCAGCCTGGCGTTCTTTGCCACGCCGGCGAGAGCCGACCTGCGCATCTGCAACGAAACCGCCAATCTGGTCTCGGTAGCGCTTGGCTATCGCGCCGAGCGCGGCTGGATGAGCGAAGGCTGGTGGCAGGCGCCCCCCGGCGATTGCCGCGTGCTCTACCAGGGCGATCTGCAGCGTCGTTTTTATTACATCTTCGCAGCCGATGATGTGGCAGGCGGCGCCTGGGACGGCGCGGTGTTCATGTGTACGCGTGACGAAACCTTCACTATATTCGGGGTTGAGGATTGCTTGGCCCGCGGCTATGAGCGCACCGGTTTCTTTGAAATCGATACCCAGAACCGTTCCGACTGGACGCTGCAGCTCAGCGAGAATGGTGCCGACCCGGCAATCGTCGGTCCGGACGGAAGCGAAGAACTCGAAGACCCCACTTTCCTTGTCGATCCCGCCGATGTGGATGCACCGCAGGACGACATAACGACGCAAGAAACGGACACGCAATGA